A stretch of the Sphingomonas sp. CL5.1 genome encodes the following:
- a CDS encoding VirB3 family type IV secretion system protein, with protein sequence MTGAADHGEPIAGYFAPVHRALTEPILLGGAPRSLAIVNGTLAGAIGLGLRLWIAGLALWAIGHALSVWAARRDPQFVDVARRHLRYPTWMRP encoded by the coding sequence ATGACGGGCGCGGCCGATCACGGCGAGCCCATCGCGGGCTATTTCGCGCCGGTCCATCGGGCGCTGACCGAGCCGATATTGCTCGGTGGCGCCCCGCGTTCGCTCGCCATCGTCAATGGGACGTTGGCGGGCGCGATCGGCCTGGGCCTGCGCCTCTGGATCGCGGGCCTCGCCCTCTGGGCCATCGGTCACGCGCTCTCGGTCTGGGCGGCGCGGCGCGACCCGCAATTCGTGGACGTGGCCCGCCGCCACCTCCGCTATCCGACGTGGATGCGGCCATGA
- a CDS encoding TrbC/VirB2 family protein: MLDRLGHIGITAAGLLYAMPAHAGGSSMPWEAPLQSILESIEGPVAKIIAVMIIIVTGLTLAFGDTSGGARRMIQIVFGLSIAFAASSFFLSFFSFGGGALIA, translated from the coding sequence ATGCTCGACCGCCTCGGCCATATCGGCATCACCGCCGCTGGCCTGCTCTACGCGATGCCCGCCCATGCGGGCGGATCGTCGATGCCGTGGGAAGCGCCGCTGCAAAGCATCCTCGAATCGATCGAGGGGCCGGTTGCCAAGATCATCGCGGTGATGATCATCATCGTGACCGGCCTGACCCTGGCCTTCGGCGATACGTCGGGCGGGGCGCGGCGAATGATCCAGATCGTGTTCGGCCTCAGTATCGCGTTCGCGGCCAGCTCCTTCTTTTTGAGCTTCTTCTCGTTCGGCGGCGGGGCGCTGATCGCATGA
- the trbB gene encoding P-type conjugative transfer ATPase TrbB: MSVQSIRSEANMRGARMLRTALGPSIAAWLDDAAVIEVMLNPDGRLWVDRLGEGIGDTGMMLGAADGERIVRLVAHHVGVEVHARSPRVSAELPEGGERFEGLLPPVVAAPAFAIRKPAVAVFTLGDYAAAGIMSSAQADTLRQAVSARANILVAGGTGSGKTTLVNALLAEVAKTTDRIVLIEDTRELQCAAPNLVAMRTKDGVVSLSDLVRSSLRLRPDRIPIGEVRGAEALDLLKAWGTGHPGGIGTIHAGTAIGALRRMEQLIQEAVVTVPRALLAETIDLIAVLVRDGHGRRLAELARVEGLDAATGDYRLTPLITPQTGDLP, translated from the coding sequence TTGTCCGTCCAGTCGATCCGATCCGAAGCGAACATGCGCGGCGCGCGGATGCTGCGCACGGCGCTGGGGCCGTCGATCGCGGCCTGGCTCGACGATGCCGCCGTGATCGAGGTGATGCTGAACCCGGACGGCCGGCTGTGGGTCGACCGGCTGGGCGAAGGCATCGGCGACACCGGCATGATGCTCGGCGCGGCGGATGGCGAGCGCATCGTGCGCCTGGTCGCGCACCATGTCGGCGTCGAGGTCCATGCCCGGTCCCCGCGCGTCTCGGCCGAACTACCCGAAGGAGGGGAGCGGTTCGAGGGGCTGCTGCCGCCTGTCGTCGCCGCCCCGGCCTTCGCGATCCGCAAGCCGGCCGTCGCGGTGTTCACGCTGGGCGACTATGCCGCGGCCGGCATCATGTCGTCCGCCCAGGCGGACACGCTCCGGCAGGCTGTTTCGGCCCGCGCCAACATCCTCGTGGCGGGCGGCACCGGCAGCGGCAAGACCACGCTGGTCAACGCGCTCCTGGCCGAGGTCGCAAAGACGACTGATCGCATCGTCCTGATCGAGGACACGCGCGAGCTTCAGTGCGCCGCGCCGAACCTTGTCGCCATGCGGACCAAGGATGGCGTCGTCTCGCTGTCCGATCTCGTGCGGTCCAGCCTGCGCCTGCGTCCCGACCGTATCCCCATCGGCGAGGTGCGCGGCGCGGAGGCCCTCGACCTCCTCAAGGCCTGGGGCACCGGGCACCCCGGCGGCATCGGCACCATCCACGCCGGGACCGCGATCGGCGCGCTGCGCCGCATGGAGCAACTCATCCAGGAGGCCGTCGTCACGGTCCCCCGCGCGCTGCTGGCCGAGACCATCGACCTTATCGCCGTGCTGGTCCGCGACGGGCACGGCCGCCGTCTCGCCGAACTGGCCCGCGTCGAAGGGCTCGACGCCGCGACCGGCGACTACCGCCTCACGCCGCTCATCACCCCCCAGACCGGAGACCTGCCATGA
- a CDS encoding CopG family transcriptional regulator, with the protein MRVRLNVYFPPELARQVSELAIRRRISRSAIVEAAVTSWMSPDGADRMEAAFARRLDRLSRQVQRLERNTGLTTEALALFVRFWLAVTPPLPDEDQAAAQVKGRKRYEGFVETLGRRYASGKSLLDEIPEDIAGRDGGSADT; encoded by the coding sequence ATGCGCGTCCGTCTCAACGTCTATTTTCCGCCCGAACTGGCCCGCCAGGTGAGCGAGCTGGCGATCCGCCGCCGCATCTCGCGCTCGGCTATCGTGGAAGCGGCCGTTACGTCCTGGATGTCGCCGGACGGCGCCGACCGGATGGAGGCCGCGTTCGCGCGGCGGCTCGACCGTCTCTCGCGCCAGGTTCAGCGGCTCGAACGCAACACCGGCCTCACCACCGAGGCGCTGGCGCTGTTCGTGCGTTTCTGGCTGGCGGTCACGCCACCGCTGCCCGACGAGGATCAGGCGGCGGCCCAGGTCAAGGGGCGCAAGCGCTATGAGGGTTTTGTCGAGACGCTCGGCCGGCGCTACGCCAGCGGCAAGAGCCTGCTCGATGAGATACCGGAGGATATTGCAGGTCGTGACGGCGGCTCAGCCGACACATGA
- a CDS encoding conjugal transfer protein TraG, which produces MPATKILWGQIIAVFLIVLAAIWSATQWTAAALAYQPELGEPWFMALGWPVYPPYAFFWWWFSFDAYAPGIFQTGAYIAASGGFVAVAVAIAMSVWRAREAKNAETYGSARWATEDEVRAAGLLGDDGVVIGKLGRAYLRHDGPEHVLCYAPTRSGKGVGLVVPSLLTWPASAIVHDIKGENWTLTAGFRAQHGRVLLFDPTNAASDAYNPLLEVRRGQWEVRDVQNVADVLVDPEGSLEKRNHWEKTSHALLVGAILHVLYAEPDKTLAGVAAFLSDPARTIEQTLAAMMATPHLGEAGVHPVVASAARELLNKSDNERSGVLSTAMSFLGLYRDPVVAQVTRACHWRVMDLVAGELPTTLYLVIPPSDISRTKPLIRLMLNQIGRRLTEELNQGNRHRLLLMLDEFPALGRLDFFESALAFMAGYGLKSFLIAQSLNQIEKAYGQDNAILDNCHVRVSFATNNEKTGERVSKALGTKTEMRAMKNYAGHRLSPWLGHLMVSRSETARQLLTQGEVMQLPPDEEIVMVSGVQPIRAKKAAYYADPRLAARIMPPPDPAASPPREVRPHDWTGLAATADPAEIAAIIRRQEDAANSGLRREPELPDHVAIVKETAPAPPAQEFSIVEDEPEDAARQAAARRRMQGIARQASLDPDDGIEM; this is translated from the coding sequence ATGCCCGCTACCAAAATCCTCTGGGGCCAGATCATCGCCGTCTTCCTGATCGTGCTCGCCGCGATCTGGAGCGCCACGCAATGGACGGCGGCGGCGCTGGCATATCAGCCCGAGCTTGGCGAACCCTGGTTCATGGCGCTCGGCTGGCCGGTCTATCCGCCTTACGCCTTTTTCTGGTGGTGGTTCAGCTTCGATGCCTATGCGCCCGGCATTTTCCAGACCGGCGCCTATATCGCCGCGTCGGGCGGGTTCGTGGCGGTCGCGGTCGCCATCGCCATGTCGGTGTGGCGTGCGCGCGAGGCGAAGAACGCGGAAACCTATGGCTCGGCGCGCTGGGCGACCGAGGACGAGGTGCGCGCGGCCGGACTGCTCGGCGACGACGGCGTGGTGATCGGCAAGCTGGGCCGCGCCTATCTGCGCCATGACGGTCCCGAGCATGTGCTGTGCTACGCGCCGACCCGCAGCGGCAAGGGCGTGGGGCTGGTGGTGCCCTCGCTCCTGACCTGGCCGGCGTCGGCGATCGTCCATGACATCAAAGGCGAGAACTGGACGCTGACCGCTGGCTTCCGCGCGCAGCATGGCCGCGTCCTGCTGTTCGACCCGACCAACGCGGCGTCGGACGCCTACAACCCGCTGCTGGAGGTGCGGCGCGGCCAGTGGGAAGTCCGCGACGTGCAGAACGTGGCCGATGTGCTGGTCGACCCGGAAGGCTCGTTGGAGAAACGCAACCACTGGGAAAAGACCAGCCATGCGCTGCTGGTCGGCGCGATCCTGCATGTGCTCTACGCCGAGCCCGACAAGACGCTTGCCGGCGTCGCGGCCTTCCTGTCCGATCCGGCGCGCACGATCGAACAGACGCTGGCCGCGATGATGGCGACACCGCATCTCGGCGAAGCCGGGGTGCATCCGGTGGTTGCTTCGGCCGCGCGCGAGCTGCTCAACAAGAGCGACAACGAACGCTCGGGCGTGCTCAGCACCGCCATGTCGTTTCTAGGGCTTTACCGCGATCCCGTCGTCGCCCAGGTCACGCGCGCCTGCCACTGGCGCGTCATGGATCTGGTCGCGGGCGAACTGCCAACAACGCTCTACCTCGTCATTCCGCCCAGCGACATCTCGCGGACCAAACCGCTCATCCGCCTGATGCTCAACCAGATCGGGCGGCGGCTGACGGAGGAACTGAACCAGGGCAACCGGCATCGCCTGCTGCTGATGCTCGACGAGTTTCCCGCACTCGGGAGATTGGATTTTTTCGAGAGCGCGCTGGCGTTCATGGCCGGCTATGGCCTGAAATCCTTTCTGATCGCGCAGTCGCTCAACCAGATCGAGAAAGCCTACGGACAGGACAATGCGATTCTCGACAACTGCCACGTCCGGGTGAGCTTCGCGACCAACAACGAGAAAACGGGGGAGCGCGTGTCGAAGGCGCTCGGCACCAAGACCGAGATGCGGGCGATGAAGAATTATGCCGGGCACAGGCTCTCGCCCTGGCTCGGGCATCTGATGGTCTCGCGCTCCGAAACCGCCCGGCAGCTTCTGACGCAGGGCGAAGTCATGCAGCTGCCGCCCGACGAGGAAATCGTCATGGTGTCGGGCGTCCAGCCGATCCGCGCGAAAAAGGCGGCCTATTATGCCGATCCCCGTCTCGCCGCGCGGATCATGCCGCCGCCCGATCCGGCCGCATCGCCACCGCGGGAGGTCCGTCCCCACGACTGGACGGGGCTCGCCGCCACGGCCGATCCCGCCGAGATCGCGGCGATCATCCGGCGCCAGGAGGATGCCGCCAACAGCGGGCTGCGCCGCGAGCCCGAGCTTCCCGATCATGTCGCCATCGTGAAGGAGACGGCGCCCGCACCGCCCGCGCAGGAATTTTCCATCGTCGAGGACGAGCCCGAGGACGCCGCGCGCCAGGCCGCGGCGCGGCGCCGGATGCAAGGCATCGCACGGCAGGCGTCGCTCGATCCCGACGACGGCATCGAAATGTAG
- a CDS encoding DUF3363 domain-containing protein, translated as MSEDEDFRVRPGKVRNRGAGQGRKAQGFVVQVLRVAARSGGGRRTGGWGGSRRVGQSNFGRGRTSFARSRLFGSGRRVLVKIVPLTRFHRNGRPRAPLSAHIAYLKREGVTRDGSPARMFDANGDGADDRAFADRCKDDRHHFRIIVSPEDAADLTDLREYTRDLVRQMEADLGTRLEWIAVDHWNTDNPHVHLLVRGVDDQGADLVINREYISHNLRSRAEELAYAELGPKPEHEIQRALEREVTAERWTRLDAEIDRTADALGVIDLRPQQPGPDDPQVRRLMIGRLQHLETMGLAAEATPGQWALAADAQARLRELGTRGDIIRTIGKALNDRGLQRPLDSYEIVSAAPQKPIVGRLIDKGLHDELHGSAYAVIDGIDGRTHHVRLPGIEALERSPDIGGIVELRAIGRPGDPKPTMFLATRSDLDLAAQVNATGATWLDHRLIERRRAVTAAGFGSEVQQALDQRTDHLVREGLARRFGNRVVLQGNLIDTLRRRELDATGAEIAGRTGLAYRPTSPGDKVAGTCRQRLALASGRFAMIDDGLGFRLVPWSNDLERQLGRQIAGVARDGGGIGWSLGRKRGLGI; from the coding sequence GTGAGCGAGGACGAGGATTTCCGCGTCCGGCCGGGCAAGGTCAGGAACAGGGGAGCCGGCCAGGGCCGCAAGGCGCAAGGATTTGTCGTCCAGGTGCTCCGCGTCGCCGCGCGCAGCGGCGGAGGCCGGCGAACGGGCGGCTGGGGCGGATCGCGGCGCGTCGGGCAATCGAACTTCGGCCGGGGCCGCACGTCCTTCGCGCGCAGCCGGCTGTTCGGATCGGGCCGGCGCGTGCTGGTCAAGATCGTGCCCCTCACCCGCTTCCACCGGAACGGGCGGCCGAGGGCGCCGCTCTCCGCGCACATCGCCTATCTCAAGCGCGAGGGCGTCACCCGTGACGGATCGCCCGCGCGGATGTTCGACGCCAATGGCGACGGCGCCGACGACCGCGCCTTCGCCGATCGCTGCAAGGACGACCGGCATCATTTCAGGATCATCGTCTCGCCCGAGGATGCGGCGGACCTCACCGACCTGCGCGAATATACCCGCGATCTCGTTCGCCAGATGGAAGCCGATCTCGGGACGCGTCTCGAATGGATCGCGGTCGATCACTGGAACACCGACAATCCCCACGTCCATCTGCTCGTGCGCGGCGTCGATGACCAGGGGGCCGACCTCGTTATCAACCGGGAGTATATCAGCCACAATCTGCGCTCGCGCGCCGAGGAACTGGCCTATGCCGAACTCGGCCCCAAGCCCGAGCATGAAATCCAGCGCGCGCTCGAACGCGAGGTGACGGCCGAACGCTGGACCAGGCTCGACGCTGAGATCGATCGCACGGCGGACGCACTCGGCGTCATCGACTTGCGCCCCCAGCAGCCCGGACCCGACGATCCCCAGGTCCGCCGCCTGATGATCGGCCGCTTGCAGCATCTGGAGACGATGGGGCTCGCAGCCGAGGCCACGCCCGGTCAGTGGGCACTGGCGGCGGATGCGCAAGCCAGGTTGCGCGAGCTGGGCACGCGCGGCGACATCATCCGCACGATCGGCAAGGCGCTGAACGATCGCGGCCTGCAGCGCCCGCTCGACAGCTACGAGATCGTCAGCGCCGCGCCGCAAAAGCCCATCGTCGGCCGGTTGATCGACAAGGGGCTGCACGACGAGCTGCATGGCTCGGCCTATGCCGTGATCGACGGCATCGACGGGCGCACCCACCATGTCCGGCTTCCGGGCATCGAGGCGCTGGAGCGCAGCCCGGATATCGGCGGCATCGTCGAGCTGCGCGCTATCGGCCGGCCGGGCGATCCGAAGCCGACGATGTTCCTGGCGACGCGATCCGATCTCGACCTCGCCGCCCAGGTGAACGCGACAGGCGCGACCTGGCTTGATCATCGTCTCATCGAGCGCCGCCGTGCGGTGACGGCCGCCGGGTTCGGATCGGAGGTGCAGCAGGCGCTCGACCAGCGCACCGATCATCTCGTGCGCGAAGGACTGGCCCGCCGCTTCGGCAACCGCGTGGTTCTGCAAGGCAACCTGATCGACACGCTTCGCCGCCGCGAGCTGGACGCGACAGGTGCCGAAATCGCGGGCCGGACGGGACTCGCCTACCGCCCCACCAGTCCCGGCGACAAGGTCGCCGGGACATGCCGCCAGCGCCTCGCGCTCGCCTCGGGCCGCTTCGCGATGATCGACGACGGGTTGGGCTTCCGGCTCGTGCCTTGGTCGAACGACCTCGAACGCCAGCTGGGCCGGCAGATCGCAGGCGTCGCCCGCGACGGCGGCGGCATCGGCTGGTCGCTGGGCCGCAAGCGCGGCCTCGGCATCTGA
- a CDS encoding lytic transglycosylase domain-containing protein, whose protein sequence is MPFPVIPLFAERSHHPSVPLGRRPAGARSEGQGRPPAGASRAPFTGASTLAGWRRSGGGSVVLLAVLLLSSGIGPDAARAQDAPAERTATSHPWAVQVADAARRFGIPEAWIWAVMRVESNGDSRAVSSAGAMGLMQIMPGTWANLRIRHGLGRDPYNVRDNIMAGAAYLRAMHDRYGNATAMLAAYNAGPGRYDEYLSRGRPLPAETRAYLAKLAAITGSAGDSQLAAAPPSDRFAWRRAALFAARPNDDPAALETSPGKHADDMRAAVEPAANSLFVALSGRRQP, encoded by the coding sequence GTGCCTTTCCCGGTCATCCCTCTGTTCGCGGAAAGATCGCATCATCCCTCCGTCCCGCTCGGTCGCAGGCCGGCCGGCGCGCGCAGCGAAGGTCAAGGGCGGCCCCCGGCCGGCGCATCGCGCGCACCCTTTACCGGAGCGAGCACGCTGGCAGGCTGGCGGCGGAGCGGGGGCGGATCGGTCGTCCTGCTCGCGGTTCTGCTGCTGTCGTCCGGTATCGGGCCGGACGCGGCGCGGGCACAGGACGCGCCGGCCGAACGCACGGCAACCAGCCATCCCTGGGCCGTTCAAGTCGCAGACGCCGCGCGGCGCTTCGGCATCCCCGAGGCATGGATTTGGGCGGTGATGCGCGTCGAGAGCAACGGCGATTCCCGTGCGGTATCCTCGGCTGGCGCGATGGGCCTGATGCAGATCATGCCCGGCACATGGGCGAACCTGCGCATTCGTCACGGGCTGGGGCGCGATCCCTACAATGTGCGCGACAATATTATGGCGGGCGCGGCCTATCTGCGCGCGATGCACGACCGCTACGGCAACGCGACGGCGATGCTGGCGGCCTACAATGCCGGGCCGGGCCGCTACGACGAATACCTCTCGCGCGGCCGCCCGCTGCCCGCCGAGACACGCGCCTATCTTGCAAAGCTGGCGGCCATCACCGGCAGCGCGGGCGACAGCCAGCTTGCCGCCGCGCCGCCGTCCGATCGCTTCGCCTGGCGCCGGGCCGCATTGTTCGCTGCGCGGCCGAACGACGATCCGGCCGCACTGGAAACGTCACCCGGAAAACACGCGGACGACATGCGCGCGGCGGTAGAACCGGCCGCGAACAGTCTGTTCGTCGCGCTGTCAGGGCGGAGGCAGCCGTGA
- a CDS encoding DUF736 domain-containing protein, which translates to MPTNIFEPTASGYAGRARYFGINEQIVLVAIDPGDAENAPDYRVHLDDEDGPEVGGAWKRVGERAGDYIALEIDSPLFGSPFRPVLFRADDEGRTFRLSWKRPRPRDDRN; encoded by the coding sequence ATGCCGACGAATATCTTTGAACCCACCGCTAGCGGCTATGCTGGACGTGCCCGTTATTTCGGCATCAACGAGCAGATCGTGCTGGTCGCGATCGATCCGGGCGATGCCGAAAACGCGCCCGACTACCGTGTCCACCTCGACGACGAGGACGGCCCCGAGGTCGGCGGCGCGTGGAAACGGGTCGGTGAACGCGCGGGCGATTACATCGCGCTGGAGATCGACAGCCCGCTTTTCGGCTCGCCGTTCCGGCCGGTGCTGTTCCGCGCCGATGACGAGGGTCGGACGTTCCGGCTGTCGTGGAAGCGCCCCCGGCCTCGCGACGACCGGAACTGA
- a CDS encoding S26 family signal peptidase — protein sequence MTRRRYVMATAIAAFAFAAAFVITAAVDPLPRVIWNASASAPIGLYRVHPDRDPPTGALVAITPPERLSRWLSARGYLPEGVPLLKHVSAKTGQRVCRIGAVVRVDGRRVAMARARDGRGRPLPVWQGCRTLGPGEIFLLNPSVPDSLDGRYFGPLPASTVIGRATPLHLRAPSPSLSTPSEKEIGHADEYL from the coding sequence ATGACGCGCCGCCGTTATGTCATGGCGACGGCCATCGCCGCATTCGCCTTCGCCGCGGCGTTCGTCATCACCGCAGCCGTCGATCCGCTTCCGCGCGTGATCTGGAACGCCAGCGCCAGCGCGCCGATCGGCCTTTACCGCGTCCATCCCGACCGCGATCCGCCCACCGGGGCGCTGGTCGCCATCACGCCGCCAGAGCGGCTCTCCCGCTGGCTTTCGGCGCGAGGTTACCTGCCCGAGGGCGTGCCGCTCCTGAAACATGTCTCGGCGAAAACGGGGCAGCGCGTGTGCCGCATCGGCGCCGTGGTGCGCGTCGATGGCCGGCGCGTCGCTATGGCCCGCGCGCGTGACGGTCGGGGCCGCCCGCTGCCGGTCTGGCAGGGGTGCCGGACGCTCGGCCCCGGCGAGATATTCCTGCTCAACCCATCCGTCCCGGACAGTCTCGACGGCCGCTATTTCGGCCCGCTTCCGGCTTCCACCGTCATCGGACGCGCGACGCCGCTGCATCTGCGCGCGCCGTCCCCGTCGCTTTCAACCCCCAGTGAAAAGGAGATCGGCCATGCCGACGAATATCTTTGA
- a CDS encoding DUF2840 domain-containing protein, with translation MSDPARPQHIDFSGFEAALRRQAAEREAPHRSPPIPSAIAAASRLTEVELTWIEKKLEHWIRFGRIAHDRILTRRTRVVSFRPGAIFTFVRWSANDYGTITSRIDVLRAVDAGEPYTTLPFVRPGGDILLHIESWPKVSQVLAAIDAVEAAGVDPCDAASDHWRHVHNRIAAGHEPRPYTMERHRAWLKRREIEG, from the coding sequence ATGAGCGACCCCGCGCGTCCACAGCATATCGATTTCAGCGGGTTTGAAGCCGCGCTGCGCCGGCAGGCGGCGGAACGGGAAGCACCTCACCGCAGCCCGCCCATACCGTCCGCAATCGCAGCCGCCTCCCGGCTGACCGAAGTCGAACTCACCTGGATCGAGAAGAAGCTGGAGCACTGGATACGCTTCGGCCGTATCGCCCACGACCGCATCCTCACGCGCCGAACGCGCGTGGTGAGCTTTCGGCCCGGCGCGATATTCACCTTCGTCCGCTGGTCCGCCAACGACTATGGCACGATCACCTCGCGCATCGACGTCTTGCGGGCGGTGGATGCCGGCGAACCATACACCACGCTGCCCTTCGTGCGGCCGGGCGGCGACATCCTCCTGCATATCGAGAGCTGGCCGAAGGTGAGCCAGGTGCTCGCCGCGATCGACGCGGTGGAAGCGGCGGGTGTCGATCCCTGCGATGCCGCGTCCGACCACTGGCGCCACGTTCACAACCGCATCGCCGCGGGCCATGAGCCGCGTCCCTACACGATGGAGCGCCATCGCGCCTGGCTCAAGCGCCGGGAGATCGAAGGATGA
- a CDS encoding DNA cytosine methyltransferase yields the protein MMRALDLFSAAAGGWSLGLHRAGFITVAACEIVEWRRILYAENNPHVRLYDDVRALTAARLVSDLGFLPDIIVGSPPCQDISSANTKGRGIEGERSGLYLEAVRLVGDCRPRWFAFENSANLRTRGADRLLLLLETLGYACEPCVVAAENVGANHVRKRSWLIGYDPGQLADAAHQRRGTRPGDVQGARREADWHEPADDDAPRCIEQAADPAGDGRDDGRRGRRSGINISAADDSGDAAQVGCGTRRPGGCAQPVAGPCQPPCGHDADARQTERRPEIERAGDRDGTPGEWREGADRHAEPAAPCRGTPADSHEAGQPDGQLESGLRPQEIPDDGRGDGRGYDRSRAGQMGGRSRAGGDAAEPWADWNGGLARHLRLDDGLSAWVAGTRVAVGGPRGTAAASLIVEAFGDAVLPQIPEAIGRAILRTEAALDLVLGRASLDSAGDER from the coding sequence ATGATGCGCGCGCTCGACCTGTTCAGCGCAGCGGCGGGCGGCTGGTCGCTTGGCCTGCATCGCGCCGGCTTCATTACCGTCGCCGCCTGCGAGATCGTCGAGTGGCGCCGCATCCTCTACGCGGAGAACAATCCCCATGTCAGACTCTACGATGACGTGCGCGCCCTCACGGCAGCTCGACTTGTTTCCGACCTCGGATTCCTACCCGACATCATCGTCGGATCGCCGCCGTGCCAGGACATCTCCAGCGCCAACACCAAAGGCAGGGGAATCGAAGGCGAACGGTCGGGCCTCTACCTCGAAGCCGTCCGCCTGGTCGGAGATTGCCGGCCTCGCTGGTTCGCTTTTGAGAACAGCGCTAATCTCAGAACTCGCGGCGCTGACCGGCTGCTCCTTCTCCTGGAAACGCTCGGCTACGCCTGCGAACCGTGCGTGGTGGCTGCTGAAAATGTCGGCGCCAACCATGTCCGCAAGCGATCATGGCTCATCGGCTACGACCCCGGCCAGCTTGCCGACGCCGCGCACCAGCGACGCGGCACACGGCCCGGAGATGTGCAAGGTGCGCGGAGAGAAGCGGACTGGCATGAACCTGCCGACGATGATGCACCCCGCTGCATTGAACAGGCTGCCGACCCCGCTGGCGACGGACGGGATGACGGACGGCGCGGGCGGCGGAGCGGGATCAACATATCCGCTGCGGATGATTCTGGCGACGCCGCGCAAGTCGGATGCGGAACGCGGCGGCCGGGGGGATGTGCTCAGCCAGTTGCAGGGCCATGCCAGCCGCCATGCGGGCATGATGCCGACGCCCGTCAAACCGAACGGCGGCCGGAGATTGAGCGCGCAGGAGATCGAGACGGGACGCCGGGCGAATGGCGCGAAGGCGCAGATCGACACGCCGAACCTGCTGCGCCATGCCGCGGAACTCCTGCCGACTCCCACGAAGCGGGACAGCCGGATGGACAGCTGGAGTCCGGCCTACGACCGCAGGAAATCCCCGACGATGGACGCGGTGATGGACGGGGCTATGACCGATCGCGCGCCGGACAAATGGGCGGGCGCTCGCGCGCTGGCGGCGATGCTGCGGAGCCGTGGGCTGACTGGAACGGCGGCCTTGCCCGTCACTTACGGCTGGATGATGGGCTTTCCGCCTGGGTGGCTGGCACGCGCGTTGCGGTCGGCGGTCCACGCGGGACGGCTGCTGCCAGCCTGATCGTCGAGGCGTTCGGCGACGCCGTTCTCCCGCAAATCCCCGAAGCCATCGGCCGCGCGATCCTGCGCACCGAAGCCGCGCTCGATCTCGTGCTCGGCCGCGCATCCCTCGACAGCGCCGGAGACGAACGATGA